In Leguminivora glycinivorella isolate SPB_JAAS2020 chromosome 17, LegGlyc_1.1, whole genome shotgun sequence, the DNA window attctgaaaatgctcttatACAAGAAAATAtctatttttaaactttagCAACAAAATCATCACATTTCCCCACGTTATCCATTTCTCTGCTGTCCCCGGACAGCAAGACTACACGTCCAGGTTTCTCCTTGTCCAAGTTGCCGACAACAGAAGCCAGGTTGAGTTGCGAAGTGCCGCGCGCTGTGGTTCTGTAGTTCAGTCTTTAGACGGAAGCTTTCTGAACCAAAATTATGAACATCTCAacaatttatacaataaaatgggcgaatcaactttctgaccgacatttttggtgtctggcgttactcaaaatgtctctggAGTTACTATGAAATCGAACTTCTAGAAAACAGAGTTTCAGTTTATTGGCTCTAACAGTTAGGGTTATGTTCTATTATACACCATGATgtgaaaaataccaataaaattcactatttaaGGGTTTAATTTTACAACGATGTTAATGTGCGGACAAGTTTGAGtcagtcaaaaagttgattcgcccaaataactatttttagggttccgtaccaaaaaggtacaatatgaacccttatggtgcgactttattatttatttatttatttaaactttattgcataaacaaagaaacatgtacaaatggcggacttaatgccaaaaggcttgtccgtttatttaaactttagcAACAAAATCATCACATTTCTTCACGTTATCCATTTCTCTACTGTCCCCGGACAGCAAGACTACACGTCCAGGTTTCTCCTTGTCCAAGTTGCCGACAACAGAAGCCAGTTGAGTTGCGAAGTGCCGCGCGTTGTGGTTCTGTAGTTCTGTCTTTAGACGAAAGCTTTCtgaacaaaaattatgaacatctCAACAATTTAAACAAGAAaatgggcgaatcaactttctgaccgacatttttggtgtctggcgttactcaaaatgtctctggAGTTACCAAGAAATCAAACTTCTAGAAAACGGAGTTTCAGTTTATTGGATCTAACAGTTAGGGTTTTGTTCTATTATAAAgcataaaatgaaaaataccaATAGAATTCATTATTTAAGGGTGTAATTTTACAACGATGTTGTGCGGACAAGTTTGAGtcagtcaaaaagttgattcgaccaaataactatttttaggattccgtaccaaAATAGGTACAAAATGAACCTATATGATTTAACTTCGTCcgtttatttaaactttagcAACAAAATCATCACATTTCTTCACGTTATCCATTTCTCTACTCTCCCCGGACAGCAAGACTACACGTCCAGGTTTCTCCTTGTCCAAGTTGCCGACAACAGAAGCCAGTTGAGTTGCGAAGTGCCGCGCGCTGTGGTTCTGTAGTTCTGTCTTTAGACGGAAGCTTTCTGCGCACTGGGTGCATCTGGGAACAAAATAGATGTCCTATAATAGAGACTATTATAAGGTGAAGTATGTACTGTACCTGGTAATGGTTACGCTAAATAAATTAGGTACTTTATCATTATAACTAGATGTTTTTCTGGCACGGACGTCAAGTtgttagtgcttgacaaaataaaaacatcgacaatctttttatcgataaataaCTGTTAACGCCATGACTGGCAACACTGTCCAGGACAGCCAACCTACGGTCACCCCGCTGATCCAATGAGCGGCGGCCAGCGCCTCGACCTGCCGGACCAATAAGAATGAAGAATGAAGCGCCACAGTTCCCCCTTTCGCGTCACTATAAAAGCAAGGTGCACGGCACCAGCGACCCTTCTTTTCTAACCAAAATTCTCTCTCCGTTACGTGTCCTAGACTAGAACCTCTCACTGTACTAAAAATCCATTaaaaatggtaatattttaaaCCTGTTTTATTTAATGTCTGGGTTCCGGCTCAAACAATAACCAATTTTtacataaggttattaattacccctaataataatctctaaaatcattaataatcatgtaagaaatagttaatgtaaactattaaaatatggttcgttttattattattgtccatttattttcaatgtgacatttgtataaaacattaatgttataaACACATgaattcaagcctatattccctaaacggggtaagcagagcacatgaaacttaaCATTCCGTGACAcggtaataattaatgacataattataataattaatcacATATTGTAGTGTAAGTTAACGATGGACTAAAtgtcggaaggaagtcactagtgtcacttcgttcgtgccagaaaaaatTTTAGGTACATTTATCATAGACGCGGCTTACACTTTCGACATACTTGTATTGTAACCAACACATTATGTGGTCGCTCTGTTCGCAGCTGTATGATTTCTCCCTACTATGTAACCTGTAGCAACATTTAATTGCTTTCTTTGGCAAGATGGTGTATGTTGACTCTTTATAAACGCGCGGTTTTAGGTCATCAGGCTGAGGAGTGAAATCAAAACTACCTAATAATATCattttcggggacccatatagtgagttggcgagtcaccatCTGCCCACTTTTTTCATGTTATTTAACATATTATTAGTGCAGGTGCCATAATATTTTTCCATAGCCAAGTGTTACTAGTCCATTAGCATTTCAAACCAATAGCCAATTTATTGTTGTTCGTTTTTTTCTTACAATAGTCCTACACTAACCGGGGATTGTCCTTTGGTGCACTACCATAGTGCATACAAGGATAATCGCCGGTTGATATCACATGACCTTTAGAGTAAATTGTCTACTTACAAGGgacctctacgtgttggcttcggccccacgcatgccttcCAAATgcccgggaccccatggtcccgagaattTGTAATCGACAATGAATGTGATAATAtggaataaaatgaaaatgaaatgaaaacgtTTATTTATACTAACTTGTAGAGCATGTTCCCGAGGTGAGTGCGCCTGTGTTTGGCGAGGTCGTTGCTCTGCGTGAACGCGCGGTCGCACAGCTCGCAGCGATATGGCTTTTCACCGGTGTGTATTCTGTAGTGGCGCTTCAGGTGGTCCTTGCTTGTGAACCTGGGGTCAGAAGGGCTTATTGTTAGTTCCTGCAACTTGTTTTCCAAAATCACAAAGAAACCGTAAGTTAAACAACAAGAGAaaaataacctaatcacaaaattaaaattttgaaaaaacccccgaccgcgacctagtggaccgattttcatgaaacatggctaagaacactcccgactaactcagctttcagacaaaaaaactaaatcaaaatcggttcatccgttcgggagctacgatgccacagacagacacacacacagacagacaaacagacacgtcaaacttataacaccccgtcgtttttgcgtcggggattaaaaaatatagttaattacactatatataacaattttcgaaacagtttaaattagattgtcataccgctaaacgtaattatttaagcaagaaaattaaaagtagttccgatataattaaagcaacgtggaaagtaattaacgtggagactggtcggtcaaagcaaagaacaaatgaactgaaattaaaaattgatggcaaaattgtagattccaatttagaagtagcaacagaatttgaaaagttcttcactgatataccagtttccacaactaggcacttaaattcatcacccgcatctgccgttacattgttagaagataatgtcacagaatgtagtagagaccttgtatttgaacatgttagtacctcagatataattaaggcatttcaatcaattaatgttaaaaaaacttgtgacctctggggagtctctgtccatggtgttaaatctttaatagaaattgtagcgcctgacttggtagttatctttaataacagtgttgattgtggtgagtttcctgatcttatgaaacacagtaaagtcattccattatttaaatctggtagcacatccgaccccactaattttagaccgatatcagtgttaccgacattcagcaaaatttttgaaaagttagtgttatttcagctattgcaacattttaacatcaataatctaatgcacaataaacaatttggttttacacggggtcgctcaacaaccgacgctggtgttgagctaatcaaacagattttcgatgcctgggaggagtcacaggatgccttgggtatcttctgtgatttatctaaggctttcgattgcgtctgtcatgaaacactgatcaggaaattgcactactatggagtgcgaggatcggcactgaatttagtcaaatcttacttacacgatagaatacaaagggtcgacgtgaatggacagcgctcaccggggtcactagtctctatgggtgtaccgcagggatcaatattggggcctttcctgttccttatctacattaatgacctgccatatcttgtaaagacccaccatgatatagtattgtttgcagatgatacttcccttattttcaaagtcaaacgtcagcaacaaacttgtgaaaatgtaaacaatgctatttccgaagtagttaattggtttagtgttaataacttattgttaaatgagaaaaagactaaatgtattaagtttgtaacgagtaatgctaaaaatgaacaagcaagtgtcgttgtgaaggatgaggaattggaactggtggatagtacagtttttcttggcataactttagattctaaacttcagtggggtccccatattgctaccctctcgaatagactgagctctgcagcatttgcagtgagcaagatccgtcagttaacagacgtggaaacagctcgattagtttattttagttactttcacagcattatgtcatatggtattttactatggggcagtgcttcagagataaataccatatttgttctgcagaagagggctattcgagcaatatacaaaatgaaccatagagactcacttagagataagtttaaggacattaatataatgacagtgcattgtcaatatatttatgagaatattatgtatgtacataaaaacatttgtaaatttaagaaaaactgtgatgtacataatataaacactagaaataagcataagcttgcagtgtccttcactcggctccataaaattaaaaaatcattcatgggtaattgtgtaagattttataacaaacttcctaatgccatcactgaactgtcttttaatcgatttaaacattatgtaaagcgtatactgatctctaaagcctactacagcacacaagactacatgaatgatgaaacaccgtgggatacaagtattgttgaaaaccattaattatatagcttattaatgatgataattgttgataattcaatgtatttttatacaatttttttgacatttagaatttattctagaagtttttatactagtatttttttatacaatttagattgatatcattttattaaatcaatgtagttttaaaacaatattgtttattgcaccaataaattgctctgatatttagaataagatgaatattgtacactgttgacaatttaaaagtgcttattgtaagcctatttgaataaagaatattttgattgattgattgattgatatacacatacatacaatcacgcctgtttcccagaggggtaggcagagatcacggatttccatttactacgatccttacaaatcactttcgcttcacacactttcataacgtttctcatacacgctcgtcggtttcgagtacttctgacctggcctttttgcaatatttcccagatttgatcaagaaaagttcgcctaggtcttccactaccaacatATATATAGGTAGTAAAAATACGCTGcgaaaatagtaaaaataagaagcgctggtggcctagcggtaagagcgtgcgactttcgatccggaggtcgcgggtacgaacttcgcttttcggtgaaggaaaacatcgtgaggaaaccggactaaatccaataaggcttagttaccctcccttcgggttggaaggtcagatggcagtcgctttcgtaaaactagtgcctacgccaaatcttggaattagttgtcagggcggaccccaggctcccatgagccgtggcaaatgccgggataacgcaaggaggatgatgatatagtAAAAATACATTTACTTCAGACATAGTACAAAACTTTGTAGTAAGTAATACGTGGTAATACTCAAGAGTGATAGAGCTAGTAAGGGcaagtaaaaactttataaagactttctaggaaaattattttgaacttgataggttgaacagtttttaaaaaaatacaggaaactacggaacccaatTGTGTGAGTGCAACCCCTAAGTCAGACTGCTTCACCTTACCGTATGTATATTATAAGAAGCCATTGTGTAACATAAAACACCTATATTCCATAACCTATATTCACACAATAAACCTATATTCCATACAATCGGCTTGTCCTTTAGTCCcctcacatggcgaccctgccagtgcgTCCTTGCGCTGCACTGACGGCGCGCCACGCCAGCGACggaaaaaataatacttatagGAAATTGATAGACAATGTGACAGTGCTGCATAGTGGACAGTttgattatacatacatacaatcatacatacaatcacgcctgtatcccatataggggtaggcagaacacatgaaactactaaagtttcagtgccactcttggcaaataaggggttgaaagaaaacgaaactgtgacattgcagtgacaggttgccagcctctcgcctacgccacaatttaacccatatcccatagtcgccttctacgacacccacgggaagaaagggggtggtgaaattcttaacccgtcaccacacaggcaggcaggcagggtTTGATTATACTTGTAAAATACGTCGGATTAATTTATAATTAGCATGCTTATATGGAACTTTCACACAAAAACTGAAGTCGATATTAAAACGtattaattcatattcatattcatactcatactcactaattttcttagCCTGACTTTTGCCCAacatggccggttttttgaacaAGGCCTGAAAATTTAaagataaaattttatgaaaaaCAATCAAATATTAGAACACAAATTTACTTCATAGGGCAGGCATCACATTGGTAAGGCTTGATGCCTCGGTGCCTCAGGATGTGCTTAGCCAATGAACTGCGCTGAAGCGCCACACTGCACATTTCTCATGATCGTATTTTAGATCTTTGTAAGGTCGCACCCGCGCCAGAATGTGTGGTGCCATGGGACTTTagttatagaaataaaaacagatatgttgtagtcctaaggcaccccagagatgcaagggccttcacgagctcgcgccacgccttcctatcttcagcgacccttgtGTTTTCGCTCCAGCTCAACCCTTCAGCTCCAGCTCAAAACAGATATAGGGACAAAGAAACTTACTTCATAGGGCAGGCGTCACATTGGTGAGGTTTGATGCCCCGATGCCTCAGGATGTGTTTAGCCAGTGAACTGCGTTTGGTAAAGGACCCGCCACACTGCTCGCAAGTGTACGCTCGCTCGCCAGAATGTGTGGTGCCGTGGGACTTGAGTTCACCTGGAATGAGAAGAAAGGTGTTTAATTTTGCCAAGGTTATATCGGAGTCATGCATGGGTGGAGCATGGGTTTTGCAGGAGTACATGGtgtcttttaaaatattaataataagttttttatcattttctaCCTTAgtttatgcgtcgcgtgtctcggggcgcgcaaagggcgtccgcgccacgccacctgagtgtaattcaaaaaacgcctcctcacattttgtataggaaagacgtaggACGCGCCCCAGGTCTGAACGCCCCGAAGATCTGGTGTGGCCAGAAGTATAGTAACAATCTGAACTAAGATTTTCAGAACTCATTGTGAATGCTAAATATATTTTGAACCCAATCTGGGACATactcataaatatatttaatttagctaCTTTGGATTTCAGGCATAGCTAAAGAAAATTGGCAATTGGCAATCAAAAACTTGCTTACAACTTGAATAAAGATTGCAATACCTCTTAAGTTTATGTTTCAAGGAATACTTCTAGAGAAATATATAAATTCTTAGTATTCTTACCTTTGCTGACAAACCTTTTAGGGCACAAACTGCAAGCAAATAACTTCAAACCTATATGCCTCTTTGTATGTTCATTAAGGTTAGTACTAGAGTCAAACTTCTTTCCACAGAACGGACATAAGTATGACTTCTCCTTCGTATGTATCTTTATATGTCTATTCAGTGTTGATAAATGTGAAGACGCCTTTGAACAGAACGGACAAACATGGCTTTTAACCCCTGCATGCTTATTTTCATGTTCTTTATAAATAATCTCCGAAGTAAATGTCCTTGGACAAAGAGAACACTTGTAAGGCCTATTCGTCTCATGGATAAGCTCATGTCTTTTTAAGTGACTTGTTTTCTTGAATACTTTCCGGCATATTGCGCAGCTAAGTATACGGGCTTTGTTAGTATGTTTACGCATGTGCCCTGATAATGATTGCATTGACTTAAAATGTGCAAGGCATATATTACAATCAAAGCTTTGATTCTCATTTTGGTCTATGGTCTCTACTTTATCTATTTGGTTGTGTTCTACTAAATGTTTAACATAAGTTGAATGATGTTTGAAAGTTTGCGAGCACAAGTTGCATGTGTAGGTAAGGTTTCATGTGTGCGTTTGTGTCTCTCTAGTTTTGACTTTTTTGGAAATTCTTTGTTGCAAATGTCACATTTATGTAATTTCTTAGTTTTTGATTTCGACTTCGCATTTGATAATTCTTGAAAAGATTCCGAAGTGATGCTGTCTTCATATGTTGAGTCCTGAATGTCTTGATATTCCTGCTCGTCAGGCTCAACTTTAATATTCAATTCTTGTGGTTcttcatattttatttcaattgtcTTTGTTCTATCTCTTTGGTGTGAAATTTAAAATCAACTTCTTCTGCATGTTTTTTAAACTCATAAAAGTCTATTAAAGTTTTGTAACAATTATCACAAATACTCTTCGGTAACACATCAGAATAACTTATCTGAAATAATTGAaagtaactaagtattattCTCTTTCAAAGTAGATTTAAAGTCAAAACTATGTAAGTTACTTTGATAAATAAAAGTTCGGTAAAATGAAGGTATATTAAAACTCCTAAGTTTATTTACCTTAATTGAAGTGCATGCTGTTATGATATCCACTGGACTCACAGAGTTTTCAACAGTGAAAATATTAATCATGTTAGTTTCCAAATTGGCCATGCATGTTCGACAGCATTTCGTAAATATTGTAGCGTCCTTAGTGTCCATAGCCACTACAGAGGCTcagtaatataattttaattaaactaAGCAGTAAAGTATCACAAAACAAAGTTTTCAGAACATTAATAACAAACTActacattacattacaataGGATGTGATTGTGATGTGATGTGATACATGAAAAGTGACgtttaggcttgtgtcgttcacgaactatgaactgttaggaataaaatcccatcaatgaccgaaatgaactgaatctttccgtggtctgaaaatcggtctttgctcatttagttcagtataggatcggcgagcgcgagcggtttggatcgagaacgaatgtgtgactgcgccgaccgagagcgagagctacttagcagagcaacaaaaaaagtcaagttttcatattaaacttcggttacttataacctttcggcccggaatgttactatctgtggactattcgtataattttgacactattcggtcccattcgttctgatctttccgaccgcagtggtcgctggtctggctgaactaaatgcgcaaaagacctaaaagagcgaactagttcatgggagcgattgaacgagatcggagcgctccgatcaacgaacgaaacggcacaagcctagtgaCGTTATGTGTCACTGTCATTGTTTAAAGCGGTAATACACGATCATACCGTATCCAAcattgaagctaggaacatactacgcggacgtccgtcgtaaatcgaccgcgaccgcgaccgatcagtgtgcacggaacaaaacatccagcgagccagatttcgaacggacgtccatgcgctcaaggccacgtccacgtccgtcgaccgatagtttgcacggctatgtgtatttccattgtccagattcccgtccgcggtcgattcacgacggacgtccgcgtagtgtgttcctagcttgatgCGATCCGTGCCATAGACAATGAAATGTGTTGACAGTGACACACTTTACTTAACACGTAGTTAGTACATACAAAAGTATTCGAGTGATCGAGATCGACTGGAACACATCATTTTTGAGTATTTGGATTAaacttgtattttattttaaatccaaACTATCTCTATCTATAGAGCCCTGAAGTATTTTTTCCTGTCGTGTGATATACACTTTATACATTAGTCTGTTTATAAACGTGTAAAGGTTTTGTAAGTGTGTGTGTGATGGGAAGGGGGCACATTTTTGTATGGAGTTGGCGTTCTTttcctagtgagtattatattctttggtcTGTCTACACATGGCAACATTATTTTATCTGTCATGAATGTCATTCAAACATTTCAATACTGTCATTTGCGTAGCTTACCTCGTTTTGTAAAGTTCAAATCGTGTTAAGTAATCATTCggaatattaataaaataaagtgaCATACTAAcgattaaatagttatttgtaagAATAAGGTGTTAGTATAGCTTGCGGTGTGGAAAAGTGACCATTCGGTAAGTGTCAAATAGTTTTCTGATTAAATATTTCCGTATTTATTTTGCTCTGTAGTGAGCACCCGCTGTcgtgttgttttatttatttttgtgttcAGGCTCGTCGTAAAACCGTTTCATTCTAGTTACTGATTAAACATTCCTTAgacgataatttttttttcgtttacaaatatcaaaatgttaaaaattaaaatgttatgCTACATTGTTAACTTGAAATATgt includes these proteins:
- the LOC125235419 gene encoding gastrula zinc finger protein XlCGF42.1-like encodes the protein MQSLSGHMRKHTNKARILSCAICRKVFKKTSHLKRHELIHETNRPYKCSLCPRTFTSEIIYKEHENKHAGVKSHVCPFCSKASSHLSTLNRHIKIHTKEKSYLCPFCGKKFDSSTNLNEHTKRHIGLKLFACSLCPKRFVSKGELKSHGTTHSGERAYTCEQCGGSFTKRSSLAKHILRHRGIKPHQCDACPMKFTSKDHLKRHYRIHTGEKPYRCELCDRAFTQSNDLAKHRRTHLGNMLYKCTQCAESFRLKTELQNHSARHFATQLASVVGNLDKEKPGRVVLLSGESREMDNVKKCDDFVAKV